A portion of the Podospora pseudoanserina strain CBS 124.78 chromosome 2, whole genome shotgun sequence genome contains these proteins:
- the SEC59 gene encoding dolichol kinase (BUSCO:EOG09260LVD; COG:I; EggNog:ENOG503NUCX) — protein sequence MPEQLQPPPNQTAAENADDDLDTLRVLSRSPHPYHRQSFELLEPSDCLIPSHEPFPSLGKDSTPPSDSGTEADDEHFLKGLPAPKVRLHKGLRGKNEPLSGTSTPWLSPAVLEEEGRKTALGINHGEKRVAAERVRRRKEVTRRIAEVLLLGFQGGIVVLNTDAQPYVRIYGKKVLAVIAMLLGLAALYPLRLALWAYRRGTPSKALPIRVPATFDPAPLLYPFITPVLISFLVAQNVKGVVLPNLVLGIAALPRALFPGSRYWESLSSSHWLFSCAPLFLDRLMATTPGSQQGEMSAEVLVLLYPLHQTLCLILHHLTTTSLLVAELQLLSVALLNLLLLATSPQAVILQAVLWGGGVGLMVLSGQVIQWGISLARVPKWRFKRSEIPSKGGFGFGQLKQILSSPNARRQRSSTGEFTNTFSDSAHSTDRGLTTKPTTLRADSFSENEVVPPPTPDAPSSAVKLSFAKPSASQSVPRRHTLPSTGKPGPRSKSSTPSGRRKRSASSSVRAFFSLTHKQATLRKWMYSSYVLTSIILIIFLGIRTYVQYYALDGNEPIGWALGYLFGGLSQFRFQVVQHDLEKWICLPFRLEPSDVQCSSGWIQHLRQFSFGEANTRLVLSGYWLMIIAFGLAIVFSLSPVCEVDTRRKVFHFMMVAMFLPTIYIDPTYIALALSLMLAIFLLLDLIRASQLPPLSGPIAKFLTPYVDGRDLRGPVVISHIFLLIGCAIPLWLSLAGLGREGEGYVRGWELRERELAMVSGVVCVGLGDAAASLIGRRWGHRKWLWGGGKSIEGSVAFAGAVFLGLGVGGGWLRLGGWETVTTGGGGGGGGGGGHESLMGVLDVGRLYREWGRERAPRMGVCSVLASLTEAVLTGGNDNVVVPVVLWVCVRGLGI from the exons ATGCCTGAGCAGTTGcaacccccaccaaaccaaaccgCCGCTGAAAATGCGGACGACGATCTCGACACCTTGAGGGTCCTCTCTCGGTCCCCTCATCCTTACCACCGTCAGAGCTTCGAGCTCTTAGAACCGTCAGATTGCCTGATTCCGAGCCACGAGCCGTTTCCCTCCCTTGGCAAGgactcaacaccaccgagcGACAGCGGGACCGAAGCCGACGATGAACATTTCCTCAAGGGTCTGCCCGCACCAAAAGTAAGGCTACATAAGGGCCTTCGTGGAAAGAATGAACCGCTTTCCGGAACATCCACGCCCTGGCTCTCGCCGGCAgttctggaggaggagggcaggaAGACGGCGTTGGGTATAAACCATGGCGAAAAGAGGGTCGCCGCAGAAAGAGTGCGCCGGCGCAAGGAAGTAACACGAAGAATAGCTGAAGTGTTGTTGCTTGGCTTCCAAGGGGGCATCGTGGTTTTGAACACAGACGCTCAACCTTATGTCAGGATATACGGCAAGA AAGTTCTTGCTGTAATAGCGATGCTGCTTGGATTAGCTGCTTTGTATCCGTTGAGACTGGCCCTATGGGCTTACCGTCGTGGCACGCCGTCCAAGGCTTTGCCGATTCGTGTTCCAGCAACGTTCGATCCAGCACCACTTCTCTATCCATTCATTACGCCAGTTCTAATATCCTTTTTGGTGGCACAAAATGTGAAAGGTGTCGTATTACCAAATTTGGTTCTCGGCATAGCAGCATTGCCCAGGGCTCTGTTCCCGGGTTCGCGGTATTGGGAGAGCCTCAGCTCGAGTCACTGGCTGTTCTCGTGCGCGCCGCTGTTTCTGGACAGACTCATGGCAACAACCCCAGGATCCCAGCAGGGCGAGATGTCAGCTGAAGTGTTGGTCCTGCTGTATCCATTACACCAGACTTTGTGTCTTATCTTGCACCATCTTACCACGACCAGTCTCTTGGTAGCCGAGCTCCAACTGCTGTCGGTGGCACTCCTAAACCTACTACTACTAGCAACCTCTCCCCAGGCAGTTATTTTGCAGGCTGTTTTATGGGGAGGCGGCGTTGGTCTCATGGTTCTTAGCGGTCAGGTCATTCAATGGGGGATCTCTCTGGCCCGTGTGCCAAAGTGGCGGTTCAAGAGGAGCGAGATACCGTCGAAAGGGGGCTTTGGATTCGGGCAGCTAAAACAGATTCTGTCATCACCAAACGCCCGCCGGCAGCGATCGTCTACGGGGGAGTTCACGAACACGTTCTCCGACTCGGCTCACTCTACAGATCGAGGGCTTACCaccaagcccaccaccctccgGGCAGACAGCTTCAGCGAAAACGAAGTCGTgccccccccaacccctgaCGCTCCATCCAGTGCTGTCAAGCTCAGCTTTGCCAAGCCATCTGCTAGCCAAAGCGTACCTCGGAGGCACACTCTCCCTTCCACGGGAAAGCCCGGCCCACGCTCAAAAAGCAGCACACCGTCCGGCCGCCGCAAACGTTCTGCGTCCTCAAGCGTGCGcgccttcttttctctcacCCATAAGCAAGCCACCCTACGCAAGTGGATGTACTCGAGCTACGTCCTCACGagcatcatcctcatcatcttcctcggcatccgGACCTACGTCCAGTACTACGCCCTAGACGGCAACGAACCGATAGGCTGGGCGTTGGGTTATCTCTTTGGCGGGCTCTCACAGTTCCGCTTCCAGGTGGTGCAGCACGACCTAGAAAAATGGATCTGCCTCCCTTTTCGTCTCGAGCCTTCTGACGTCCAATGCTCCTCGGGCTGGATCCAACACCTCCGCCAGTTTTCGTTTGGAGAAGCCAACACGAGACTTGTCCTCTCCGGCTACTGGCTGATGATCATTGCGTTCGGCCTCGCCATAGTCTTTAGTCTATCACCAGTCTGCGAGGTGGACACGAGAAGAAAGGTATTTCACTTTATGATGGTGGCCATGTTCTTGCCTACGATTTACATCGACCCTACGTACATCGCTTTGGCGTTGTCACTCATGCTAGCGATATTTCTACTTCTGGACTTGATCAGAGCGAGTCAGCTGCCGCCTTTGTCGGGACCGATTGCGAAGTTCCTCACTCCGTatgtggatgggagggatttgagggggccggtggtgattaGCCATATTTTTTTGCTGATTGGCTGTGCTATTCCGTTGTGGCTGTCGCTTGCTGGtcttgggagggagggggaggggtatgttagggggtgggagttgagggagagggaactGGCGATGGTGAGCGGcgttgtgtgtgttgggttgggagatGCGGCTGCTAGTTTgattgggaggaggtgggggcaTAGGAAGTggctttggggaggggggaagagtaTTGAGGGGAGTGTGGCGTTTGCGGGGGcggtgtttttggggttgggggttggaggggggtggttgaggttggggggatgggagacTGTGACgactggaggtggtggtggtggtggtggtggtggagggcatgagagtttgatgggggtgttggatgtTGGGAGGTTGTATAGAgagtgggggagggagagggcgccgaggatgggggtttgttcGGTGCTGGCGAGCTTGACGGAGGCGGTGTTGACGGGGGGGAATGATAATGTTGTTGTGCCGGTTGTGCTTTGGGTGTgtgtgagggggttggggatatGA
- a CDS encoding hypothetical protein (EggNog:ENOG503P789): MSPSSPVGGKPPSHEPVPSVDIDEKAAIRTPKDLEDGQPQPRRKTMTFCRRAMLVLGLTWLVLTGVAMAGPHPRWKMPCHQAEGQQEVADASRDSSFSALLNAASPKSLHDLLHRYFPEKFQDGVWPSERDAVAAVHQANAALATSIVQLAKRDANSTSIETSTNVPEPEPTTSTSSSSVPPVETTTTTTTTTQPSTSVITPSSKPSPTPTPEPTPTTQPGTSLTSPTGNTLPPDDPSSSVPRTTVGASSTSMASSSSSSLSSSSSSQVLSSAVDGETTLTTSTILPDEETSTSTPPPNTSNTRRTSSSIVTTFTQTSNGNVITVTSTTFVYDIPVETTPAGAEEPTVTPSLQNGAPGMQKQQKGSLLAGVIAAMGMFLI, encoded by the exons ATGAGTCCTTCAAGCCCAGTCGGTGGTAAGCCGCCTTCTCACGAGCCAGTTCCCTCTGTCGACATCGACGAGAAGGCTGCCATCCGGACACCAAAAGATCTTGAGGACggccaaccacaacctcgacGCAAAACCATGACTTTCTGCCGAAGAGCCATGTTGGTCTTGGGCCTCACATGGCTGGTGCTGACCGGTGTGGCCATGGCCGGCCCTCACCCGCGGTGGAAGATGCCGTGCCATCAGGCCGAAGGCCAGCAAGAGGTCGCTGATGCCTCAAGGGATTCATCATTCTCAGCTCTACTGAACGCGGCATCGCCCAAGTCTCTTCACGACCTTCTCCACCGGTACTTCCCCGAGAAGTTCCAGGACGGTGTCTGGCCATCGGAGCGCGATGCCGTTGCGGCCGTTCACCAAGCCAATGCGGCTCTGGCAACGTCCATTGTCCAACTGGCCAAGCGGGACGCGAACTCGACCTCGATCGAAACCTCCACTAACGTGCCTGAACCCGAGCCCACAACTTCAACGTCCTCTAGTTCTGTGCCCCCAGttgagaccaccaccaccaccaccaccaccacccagcccAGCACCTCGGTCATCActcccagcagcaagccGTCTCCCACGCCCACTCCCGAGCCTACTCCTACTACACAACCTGGTACGTCCCTCACGAGTCCCACAGGGAATACTCTTCCCCCGGATgacccttcttcttctgtgCCGCGGACGACTGTTGGTGCGTCTTCCACCTCTATGGCTTcgtcgtcctcttcgtcgttgtcgtcgtcctcttcatcgcAGGTGTTGTCTTCTGCGGTTGATGGAG AAACGACTTTGACAACCTCTACCATCCTGCCTGATGAGGAGACGTCTACTTCTacgcctcctcccaacaCGAGCAACACGAGACGTACCTCTAGCTCTATCGTCACCACTTTCACTCAGACCTCCAATGGCAATGTCATCACTGTCACATCGACGACTTTTGTCTATGACATCCCGGTAGAGACGACGCCAGCGGGTGCTGAGGAGCCGACTGTTACCCCTAGCCTTCAGAACGGGGCTCCCGGGATGCAGAAGCAGCAAAAGGGGTCGTTGTTGGCGGGTGTTATTGCTGCGATGGGCATGTTTCTGATTTAG
- a CDS encoding hypothetical protein (EggNog:ENOG503P6SQ; COG:S), giving the protein MPSEDYRAAVPGTLKLKGVSNNPAAIKKKKKSKSKPSDLEKNLSTGPPADKPTPEPTPDSEKQLQRRSPSQEPPPENGENDDNDPPKTEAERRFLEAKRKRLQELTSSGKLRPELLKTHKQRVEELNSHLSRLSEHHDMPKIGPG; this is encoded by the exons ATGCCCTCAGAAGACTACCGCGCCGCAGTCCCCGGCACTCTCAAACTAAAAGGCGTCTCCAACAACCCTGCCGCCataaaaaagaagaaaaaatcCAAATCCAAACCCTCCGACCTAGAAAAGAATCTCTCTACCGGTCCCCCAGCAGACAAACCAACACCCGAACCCACCCCCGACTCAGAAAAACAACTCCAACGCCGCTCACCATCCcaagaaccaccaccagaaaaCGGGGAGAACGACGATAATGACCCCCCAAAGACAGAAGCAGAGCGCAGGTTCCTAGAGGCAAAGCGCAAGAGG TTACAAGAACTCACCTCCTCGGGCAAACTCCGCCCCGAGCTCCTCAAAACCCACAAGCAGCGCGTCGAGGAGCTGAATTCCCACCTCTCCAGGCTGAGCGAGCACCACGATATGCCAAAGATTGGGCCCGGTTAA
- a CDS encoding hypothetical protein (EggNog:ENOG503P8WR), with protein sequence MSEWIGTDGLYSASLLSCDPPEPTFTREWAVNFIAVDASSSWDATYTIMQEFTGDANLWSIPERGIPPNFVQTAVKCAGCAEPTVTITCPNVLGTEAAVVVGNGVWATVAPEAGAAVNGEPGRVAAVWGGEWAGDGDWELVASGEGPDFGLSGSLLGESGDGNGEEAVVEGGGASAAGVAAAPAGVNVPTGTEEKVAFATAGAGSLTLKRGLMWGLALGLVAFF encoded by the exons ATGTC TGAGTGGATAGGCACCGACGGACTATACTCcgcctctctcctctcctgcgACCCACCCGAGCCTACTTTTACCCGTGAATGGGCCGTCAACTTTATCGCTGTTGACGCGAGCTCTTCCTGGGATGCTACTTATACGATTATGCAAGAGTTCACTGGCGATGCCAACCTCTGGTCTATCCCCGAGAGGGGGATCCCCCCCAACTTTGTCCAGACTGCCGTCAAGTGTGCCGGGTGCGCCGAGCCGACTGTTACGATCACTTGCCCGAATGTTTTGGGGACAgaggctgctgttgtggtgggcAATGGTGTTTGGGCTACTGTTGCGCCTGAGGCTGGTGCTGCGGTGAATGGTGAGCCGGGACGGGTTGCGgctgtttgggggggtgaaTGGGCAGGGGATGGTGATTGGGAGCTTGTTGCTTCTGGGGAGGGGCCTGACTTTGGGTTGAGCGGTAGTCTCTTGGGTGAgtctggggatgggaatggggaggaggctgttgttgagggtggtggtgcgtcggctgctggtgttgctgctgccccggCGGGGGTTAATGTGCCTACTgggacggaggagaaggttgctTTTGCTActgctggggcggggagCTTGACGCTcaagagggggttgatgtgggGGCTTgctttggggttggtggctttCTTCTAG
- a CDS encoding hypothetical protein (COG:G; EggNog:ENOG503NWV9), whose translation MLKLEMWPITHLFLLLAPSWTSPGSVVSGTTVSSTQSITDGEPSLLSAFTVPAAFPTSVFQNYYVTPRPTTDSQPQPVIIDPVSNVTFPFNLTNPDRTPTHGLDPILYPPALANLTYKDANTLVHDAINSIWAILETNTSDNCSKCTASLLVGQTVARFAPARLPEVMISLCIGTGFQTAAVCEQTYQAATYGAPWTQVLTFANVSGLDGQYICAWLSPTFCPPPTVVPYKVQFPKPRPEKTKTPSRSGKRVKVLHLSDLHLDTRYKTGSEANCTAGMCCRISSTHFSNLNSTQAVTNQPAPLFGSYKCDSPYYLALAALQSILPLTGVSTENPPAFTLYSGDLVAHEIESASGREYVHSTEVSVWQMFKAYIGGPIYAALGNHDSVPTNLESPHSIDRNGPLGQQFSWHYDHISKLWEHYGWIDNATQTQASLHYGGYSIGHPLGLRIISINTDFWYQANNFAFLHADNPDYSGIFSFLVEELQKAEDEGQRVWIMGHVPTGWQGQNALPGGSDAFYQIIERYSPHVISNVFFGHTHEDQVSIFYSNNGTLQTAYDALVTAWTGPSLTPLTNLNSGYRLYEVDTGTWEIFEAYTYYADVNTFTTLNGTGPVFQLEYSTREAYSPAGDWPEGEPLNATFWHRVTEAMEKDKGLVSLFNTYQGKSSIRSPNCTSDACAAGKICYIRSGSTALGRACPQGFGSVQSPYTGVNF comes from the exons ATGTTAAAATTGGAAATGTGGCCAATCACTcatctctttcttctcttggcCCCCTCCTGGACATCACCTGGCTCGGTTGTTTCAGGGACTACTGTGTCATCTACGCAGAGTATCACTGATGGCGAACCGAGTCTCCTATCTGCGTTCACCGTACCTGCTGCTTTTCCGACTTCGGTGTTTCAGAACTACTATG TCACCCCTAGGCCGACCACGGACAGTCAACCTCAACCCGTGATTATTGACCCGGTGTCAAACGTGACCTTCCCTTTTAACCTCACAAACCCAGACAGGACACCGACTCATGGTCTGGACCCAATTCTGTATCCCCCAGCTCTGGCCAACCTGACATACAAAGATGCCAACACCCTAGTCCACGATGCCATCAACTCAATCTGGGCCATCTTGGAAACCAACACATCAGACAACTGCTCCAAATGCACAGCTTCCCTGTTGGTCGGTCAAACCGTGGCCAGATTTGCGCCTGCGCGGTTGCCTGAGGTTATGATATCCCTTTGCATTGGGACAGGATTTCAAACAGCAGCTGTGTGTGAGCAGACATACCAGGCCGCCACTTACGGCGCTCCATGGACACAGGTGTTGACTTTTGCCAATGTATCGGGACTGGATGGACAGTATATCTGCGCCTGGCTGAGTCCTACTTTCTGCCCTCCACCTACAGTCGTTCCATATAAAGTCCAGTTTCCAAAACCAAGGCCGgaaaaaaccaaaacaccatccaGGAGCGGGAAAAGAGTCAAGGTCCTGCACCTGTCGGACCTTCACCTGGACACCCGATACAAAACTGGTTCTGAAGCAAACTGTACTGCTGGGATGTGTTGCAGGATCTCCTCAACCCACTTTTCGAACTTGAACTCAACTCAAGCTGTTACCAATCAGCCGGCACCACTTTTTGGTTCTTACAAGTGTGATTCGCCCTACTACCTAGCACTTGCCGCGCTCCAATCCATTCTGCCCCTGACTGGTGTTTCAACCGAGAACCCACCAGCGTTTACTTTGTACAGTGGCGACTTGGTTGCCCATGAAATAGAAAGTGCGAGCGGAAGAGAATATGTGCACTCCACGGAGGTGTCCGTTTGGCAAATGTTCAAGGCATACATCGGGGGGCCCATCTATGCGGCACTTGGT AACCACGACTCAGtcccaaccaacctcgaAAGTCCTCACTCCATCGACCGCAACGGGCCTCTCGGCCAACAGTTCTCCTGGCACTACGATCATATCTCCAAGCTCTGGGAGCACTATGGTTGGATCGACAATGCTACTCAGACCCAAGCTTCTTTGCATTATGGCGGCTACTCTATTGGCCATCCGCTGGGCTTGAGGATTATTTCAATCAACACCGATTTTTGGTACCAAGCCAATAATTTTGCATTTCTACATGCTGACAACCCAGACTACTCGGGAATTTTCTCCTTTCTCGTGGAAGAGCTTCAGAAAGCTGAGGACGAAGGCCAACGGGTATGGATCATGGGCCATGTGCCCACCGGCTGGCAGGGCCAAAATGCTCTCCCTGGGGGGTCGGATGCTTTCTATCAAATCATTGAGCGATACTCTCCGCATGTAATTTCTAACGTGTTTTTCGGTCACACCCATGAAG ACCAAGTTTCCATTTTCTACAGTAACAATGGAACTTTACAAACAGCATATGATGCTCTTGTTACGGCATGGACCGGCCCCTCATTGACCCCGTTAACCAACCTGAACTCGGGTTACCGCCTGTATGAAGTCGACACTGGCACATGGGAAATATTCGAAGCCTACACATACTACGCTGACGTCAACACCTTCACTACTCTCAATGGTACCGGGCCAGTCTTCCAACTGGAATACTCTACACGCGAGGCCTACAGTCCAGCGGGAGACTGGCCTGAGGGCGAACCTCTAAACGCCACGTTTTGGCATCGAGTCACAGAAGCCATGGAAAAGGACAAAGGGCTGGTCAGTCTGTTCAACACCTACCAAGGGAAGAGTAGTATCAGGAGTCCAAACTGTACAAGTGATGCTTGCGCAGCAGGGAAGATCTGCTACATAAGGAGTGGCAGCACTGCCTTGGGAAGGGCTTGTCCGCAAGGCTTTGGCAGTGTCCAAAGCCCATACACCGGCGTTAACTTCTGA